The following coding sequences lie in one Amblyraja radiata isolate CabotCenter1 unplaced genomic scaffold, sAmbRad1.1.pri scaffold_1062_ctg1, whole genome shotgun sequence genomic window:
- the LOC116969721 gene encoding protein FAM227B-like, with amino-acid sequence MENLPTTFEEFLKFQNVTHWPEMLPDEDEFNMKIQPEVLVSYESVSQYIYENAPFRVEFLTDMGQQIDAFKSRLEKYSSKILPDEPRKYKNKEHLFYLPSETFIEQMMDSDALITHPSRKYSKQPDRSQRIMDVESQPFTGFKSHMFTKLPGQLEAKQLLNWIRRIRSFHLGFQTTWRKLILSEPSAAIVQDVFWWFFLHKFKPCKEDEDHLFSRIADSFVTLFMISPVEVLDNLIQVYPDCIAQAVYAAFYKSFPESHNKFGEEFKNELTELIALWMTGIMPLEASWKNWDMQWLENTMSRRGSEREESILTDINVESSRLLFLYCMLLYV; translated from the exons ATGGAAAATCTGCCCACAACATTTGAAGAATTTTTGAAATTTCAAAATGTG ACTCAttggccagagatgctgcctgatgaagACGAGTTTAATATGAAAATTCAGCCTGAAGTATTAGTTTCGTATGAATCAGTGTCACAATATATTTATGAAAATGCACCTTTTCGGGTGGAGTTTCTCACTGACATGGGGCAACAAATCGATGCGTTTAAATCACGCTTAGAAAAATATTCTTCAAAAATCCTGCCAGATGAGCCCAGGAAATACAAGAACAAAGAACATCTTTTCTATCTACCATCAGAGA CTTTTATTGAACAAATGATGGACTCTGATGCATTAATAACACATCCCAGTAGAAAG TATTCAAAACAACCGGATCGCTCACAGAGGATCATGGATGTGGAG TCTCAACCATTTACAGGCTTCAAATCACACATGTTCACAAAACTTCCTGGACAACTGGAGGCTAAGCAGTTGCTAAATTGGATTAGAAGGATACGGAGTTTTCAT CTTGGATTTCAAACTACTTGGAGGAAGTTGATCCTGTCAGAACCATCTGctgccattgttcaagatgtgtttTGGTGGTTCTTCCTTCACAAATTTAAG CCCTGCAAAGAAGATGAAGATCACCTCTTTAGCAGAATTGCTGATAGCTTTGTGACACTTTTCATGATTTCCCCAGTTGAGGTGCTGGATAACTTAATCCAG gtGTATCCTGATTGCATAGCTCAAGCTGTCTATGCAGCTTTCTATAAATCATTCCCTGAATCGCATAACAAGTTTGGTGAAGAATTTAAGAATGAGCTAACTGAACTCATCGCGTTGTGGATGACAG GGATAATGCCACTTGAAGCTTCCTGGAAAAACTGGGATATGCAATGGCTAGAAAATACAATGAGCAGGAGAGGTTCTGAAAGAGAAGAAAGCATACTGACAGATATAAATGTCGAATCAAGTAGGTTACTCTTCCTCTATTGTATGTTGTTATATGTATAA